From one Caldithrix abyssi DSM 13497 genomic stretch:
- a CDS encoding M23 family metallopeptidase gives MKDESRIIFISRDQRKIKEIKISRWKLITFISVFLISFLIIGKIGLDLLVDFSLNSEMKRLSRTNLVLQDRLVEMSQKYKQLTEQIKKIAETDDQLRMVLGLPKLNEDVRKVGIGGSDYNYELLDQVSGFEARIDLSSTLKKINELEREVKLEMESYQSLLSTFHKKQDSVRYLPALRPVIHGVISSGFGRRYHPVFKVIRFHEGVDISAPTHTPVFASADGVVKFSGYNGGYGKMVVLDHKYGFQTRYAHLSKILVRRGQRIKRGEKIGEVGNTGISTAPHLHYEVLLHGKNLNPEHFFFDDPGLNQTIVANAQ, from the coding sequence ATGAAGGATGAATCTCGTATTATCTTTATTTCTCGAGATCAACGTAAAATCAAAGAAATCAAAATCTCCCGCTGGAAGCTAATCACCTTCATTAGTGTTTTTTTAATCTCCTTCTTAATTATCGGCAAGATTGGACTGGATTTACTCGTTGATTTTAGCCTGAATTCTGAGATGAAACGCTTAAGCAGAACCAACCTCGTTCTGCAAGACAGGCTGGTAGAGATGAGCCAGAAGTACAAACAGCTAACGGAACAAATCAAAAAAATAGCCGAAACCGACGATCAATTGCGCATGGTGTTAGGTCTGCCCAAACTGAATGAAGATGTGCGTAAGGTAGGTATCGGTGGTTCTGACTATAACTACGAATTGCTCGACCAGGTAAGCGGGTTCGAGGCGCGGATTGATCTTTCTTCGACTCTTAAAAAGATCAATGAATTAGAGCGCGAAGTAAAACTTGAAATGGAGAGCTACCAGAGCCTGTTAAGCACGTTCCACAAAAAACAGGACTCGGTTAGATATCTACCGGCTTTGCGGCCTGTGATTCACGGAGTTATTTCCAGTGGGTTTGGACGGCGATATCACCCGGTTTTTAAAGTAATCCGTTTTCATGAAGGCGTGGATATCAGCGCGCCAACCCACACGCCGGTATTTGCCTCGGCCGATGGTGTGGTGAAGTTTTCTGGCTATAACGGCGGTTACGGCAAAATGGTAGTGCTGGACCATAAGTACGGTTTTCAGACACGCTACGCCCATCTAAGTAAAATTCTGGTTCGCCGCGGTCAGAGAATAAAGCGCGGAGAAAAAATCGGCGAAGTGGGCAATACGGGCATCAGTACGGCGCCGCATTTGCACTACGAAGTGCTTTTGCATGGCAAAAATTTGAATCCGGAACATTTCTTCTTTGATGATCCCGGCCTGAACCAGACAATCGTTGCCAACGCCCAATAA
- a CDS encoding cold-shock protein, with translation MVKGSVKNWNADRGYGFIISDEGDDIFVNANDLHISLQKRGLREGDRVKFDIKTDMKGDRAVNVRLDV, from the coding sequence ATGGTTAAAGGCAGCGTTAAAAACTGGAATGCCGACCGCGGTTATGGTTTTATAATCAGCGACGAAGGAGACGATATTTTTGTGAACGCCAACGATCTGCACATCTCACTCCAGAAACGGGGACTGCGCGAGGGCGACCGCGTAAAGTTTGATATTAAAACCGATATGAAAGGCGACAGGGCCGTTAACGTCCGCCTTGATGTTTAG
- a CDS encoding CapA family protein → MSFLKNSGLKIWWGVLPLFFINPLFSQQVRLLFTGDVLLAHHFEYYVKQRITYPFDKIPWFKEADVSVINLEAPFTSSDSAMEKPYVFKAKPKYVEVLKYGGVDLVNLANNHIYDYGKEGLLETLETLERAGLAFIGAGRNINQARKPAIFEIKGLKLAFMGYYGLRAHEESHPATETEPGTALRKLKYIKEDIKQLKDRVDFITVIFHWGQEKKNIPEADQIRFAHRVIDYGADLIVGHHPHVLQGVEKYKKGVIVYSLGNFIFGGNSRTYEETAVLQVNIPVQNPEAWSVKMLPVAVRYWQPALLEGARRDSVLKHLKEYSEIFEQTPLN, encoded by the coding sequence ATGAGTTTCTTAAAAAATTCCGGTCTAAAAATTTGGTGGGGGGTTTTGCCCCTCTTTTTTATTAATCCTCTTTTTTCTCAACAAGTCCGGTTGTTATTTACCGGAGATGTTCTTTTGGCACATCACTTTGAATATTATGTTAAACAACGAATAACCTATCCGTTTGACAAAATTCCCTGGTTTAAAGAAGCCGATGTGTCGGTCATTAACCTGGAGGCGCCGTTCACGAGTTCGGACAGCGCGATGGAAAAACCGTATGTGTTTAAGGCAAAGCCCAAATATGTTGAGGTGTTAAAATATGGCGGCGTTGACCTGGTGAATCTGGCCAACAATCACATTTACGACTATGGTAAAGAAGGGTTGCTGGAAACCCTGGAAACTTTAGAGCGGGCCGGCCTGGCTTTTATTGGCGCCGGCAGAAACATCAACCAGGCGCGCAAACCCGCCATTTTTGAAATCAAAGGACTTAAGCTGGCCTTTATGGGCTACTATGGCCTCAGGGCTCACGAAGAATCCCACCCTGCCACGGAAACAGAACCGGGCACCGCCTTACGCAAACTCAAATATATTAAGGAAGACATTAAACAACTAAAAGACCGTGTTGATTTTATTACGGTTATTTTTCACTGGGGGCAGGAGAAGAAAAATATTCCGGAAGCAGATCAGATCCGTTTTGCGCACCGCGTAATCGACTACGGCGCCGATCTAATTGTCGGTCATCATCCGCACGTGCTGCAGGGTGTGGAAAAATACAAAAAGGGCGTTATTGTCTACTCCCTGGGTAATTTTATCTTTGGCGGCAATAGCCGAACCTACGAAGAAACGGCCGTGTTGCAGGTAAACATTCCTGTGCAAAACCCGGAAGCCTGGTCCGTCAAAATGCTGCCGGTGGCCGTTCGTTACTGGCAGCCGGCGCTGCTTGAGGGCGCCCGAAGAGACAGCGTGTTAAAACATTTAAAAGAATATTCCGAAATATTTGAACAGACGCCTTTGAATTGA
- a CDS encoding sulfite exporter TauE/SafE family protein codes for MEAIIFLFAVLVIFVAYFVKGFTGFGPALILIPTLSYFYAPPQVIFLSALLDVFGGIYLLAKVYRLINWKFVLPILALFFPGAYIGAKLLNAFDVALLKTLLGLAMIFFIGLIWFNTIASSHKFKIKTSHKISLPLAFLAGIGGGLFGISGPLLVIYFKLALKKASFRAQLIAIFAFGAAWRLLLYHSLGTEVSFNMWQLFIFITVMFLAVVTGNRWQLRINPIKFDRFVAAVLLIPSLTLLLF; via the coding sequence ATGGAAGCGATCATTTTTTTATTTGCCGTTCTGGTTATTTTTGTCGCCTATTTCGTAAAAGGATTTACCGGTTTTGGCCCGGCGTTAATTTTAATCCCAACGCTTTCTTACTTTTACGCCCCGCCGCAGGTCATTTTTCTTTCGGCCCTGCTGGATGTTTTTGGCGGAATTTATCTTTTGGCAAAGGTTTACCGTTTGATCAACTGGAAATTTGTTTTACCGATTCTGGCGTTATTTTTTCCGGGCGCTTACATCGGGGCCAAACTGCTCAATGCCTTTGATGTTGCCTTGCTAAAAACACTACTGGGGCTGGCAATGATCTTTTTCATCGGGCTGATCTGGTTCAACACGATTGCCAGCAGCCATAAATTTAAAATCAAAACCAGCCACAAAATCTCCCTGCCGCTCGCCTTTTTGGCTGGTATTGGCGGCGGATTATTTGGAATCAGCGGACCGTTGCTGGTCATCTATTTTAAACTGGCTTTAAAAAAAGCCAGTTTCAGAGCCCAGCTTATTGCCATTTTTGCCTTTGGCGCGGCCTGGCGGCTTTTGCTCTACCATTCGCTCGGAACGGAAGTGTCGTTTAATATGTGGCAATTGTTCATCTTTATCACGGTTATGTTTTTAGCCGTCGTTACAGGGAACCGCTGGCAATTGCGAATCAACCCCATCAAATTCGATCGATTTGTGGCCGCCGTTCTTCTGATTCCCAGCCTTACACTCTTACTGTTCTGA
- a CDS encoding phosphopentomutase: MMRRAIILIIDGVGIGELPDADQYQDRGSNTLANLARHFNGLQLPNLERLGIGKIHPIPGIQSDLKAEANYGKMAEISPGKDSTTGHWELAGLILKEPFPVYPNGFPEEILNEFTRRTGYEVLGNKPASGTEIIKELGEEHLRTGKLIVYTSADSVFQIAAHQDVVPLEKLYEICKIAREILTGKHAVARVIARPFVGKSAEDFVRTPYRKDFSIKPFSKTILQILSENGWPTVGIGKINDLYAHTGIQKTVKTKNNQEVMQAILKELNETNSGLIMANLVDFDMLWGHRNDPEGFYKGLKQFDSWLPELEKSMAREDMVIITADHGNDPTTPSTDHSREYVPLLVFGKELKQDVNLGVRETFADVQAALSEYFDVPGTGNGKSFMSQIL, encoded by the coding sequence ATTATGCGCAGAGCTATCATACTGATTATCGATGGAGTAGGAATCGGTGAACTGCCGGATGCAGATCAATATCAGGATCGGGGCAGCAATACCCTGGCCAATCTGGCGCGCCATTTTAACGGCCTGCAGTTGCCCAATCTCGAAAGGCTGGGAATAGGTAAAATTCATCCGATTCCGGGCATTCAAAGCGATCTTAAAGCCGAAGCCAATTATGGAAAAATGGCTGAAATTTCGCCGGGTAAAGATTCCACAACCGGCCACTGGGAGTTAGCCGGGTTGATTTTAAAAGAGCCATTTCCCGTTTATCCCAATGGATTTCCGGAAGAAATATTAAATGAATTTACCAGAAGAACCGGCTATGAGGTTTTGGGCAACAAGCCTGCTTCCGGTACAGAAATTATTAAGGAACTGGGCGAAGAACATTTGCGCACCGGAAAATTAATTGTTTACACCTCGGCAGATTCCGTGTTCCAGATTGCCGCCCATCAGGACGTGGTGCCTCTGGAAAAATTGTACGAAATCTGCAAAATCGCGCGGGAAATTTTAACCGGAAAACATGCGGTTGCGCGCGTTATTGCCCGGCCTTTTGTGGGAAAATCGGCTGAAGATTTTGTCCGAACGCCTTATCGTAAAGATTTTTCCATTAAACCGTTCAGCAAGACCATTTTACAAATTCTCAGTGAAAATGGTTGGCCGACCGTGGGCATTGGCAAGATTAACGATCTGTATGCTCACACGGGTATTCAGAAAACGGTAAAGACCAAAAACAACCAGGAAGTAATGCAGGCCATTTTAAAGGAACTTAATGAAACGAACAGCGGTTTAATCATGGCCAATCTGGTGGATTTTGATATGTTGTGGGGCCATCGAAACGATCCGGAAGGCTTTTACAAAGGATTAAAGCAATTTGATAGCTGGCTACCGGAACTGGAAAAATCAATGGCCCGGGAAGATATGGTGATCATAACCGCAGACCACGGAAATGACCCGACAACGCCCAGTACCGACCATTCTCGCGAATATGTGCCATTGCTGGTGTTTGGAAAAGAGTTGAAACAGGATGTTAATCTTGGAGTGCGAGAAACTTTTGCCGATGTACAGGCTGCACTAAGTGAATATTTTGATGTGCCTGGTACGGGAAACGGTAAAAGTTTTATGTCCCAAATTTTGTAA
- a CDS encoding tetratricopeptide repeat protein translates to MTTIFDLFDNILEEAEREFYRHRFEQALEKWQSYYQITAKVEYNLIIKEIKKLVKEINPAKIKSLSDLHRCFRLLRQRYLEKQIHPYTYRIFTKLLTDLYEKEFKTHAEEDDLATHAIFLYLEGDLEKAKRLLERYLEKDTENMEARVFEGHIYLKQGEQKKAIAVLTKNLFLAADQLYEDDLYLSQFKMLYGRLHSEYGRKDVALWLLAFEAWFRNYLVFEQDEGFYKIMLRKEQNERIIRVKYTLAEKYRHFVRCLYISEYSRLFIKTNKGMINEIETYMEQLDVALFTRYRKKRKPLKMN, encoded by the coding sequence ATGACAACCATATTTGATCTGTTTGACAATATTCTGGAAGAAGCGGAACGGGAGTTTTACCGGCATCGGTTTGAGCAGGCCCTTGAAAAATGGCAAAGCTATTACCAGATTACCGCTAAAGTCGAGTACAATCTCATCATCAAAGAGATAAAAAAATTAGTAAAGGAAATTAATCCGGCAAAGATCAAATCACTGTCCGATTTACACCGCTGTTTTCGTCTTCTGCGGCAGAGATATCTTGAAAAACAAATTCATCCGTACACCTATCGTATTTTTACAAAATTGTTAACTGATCTTTACGAAAAAGAGTTTAAAACCCATGCGGAAGAAGATGATCTGGCAACTCATGCGATTTTTTTGTATTTAGAAGGCGATCTGGAAAAGGCAAAGCGTCTTTTGGAGCGCTATCTTGAAAAGGATACGGAAAACATGGAGGCCAGAGTTTTTGAAGGACATATTTATCTAAAACAGGGCGAGCAAAAAAAGGCCATTGCCGTGTTAACCAAAAATCTGTTTTTAGCTGCAGACCAGCTTTACGAGGATGATTTGTATCTGTCACAGTTTAAAATGTTGTACGGACGGCTCCATTCCGAGTACGGCCGAAAAGATGTGGCGTTGTGGCTACTGGCCTTTGAAGCCTGGTTTCGGAATTATCTGGTTTTTGAGCAGGACGAGGGCTTTTACAAAATCATGTTGAGGAAAGAACAGAACGAGCGCATCATTCGCGTTAAATACACCCTGGCCGAAAAGTACCGTCATTTTGTGCGTTGTCTTTATATTTCCGAGTATTCACGGCTGTTCATTAAAACCAATAAGGGAATGATTAATGAGATAGAAACCTACATGGAACAATTAGACGTTGCGCTTTTTACGCGCTATCGTAAAAAACGCAAACCACTCAAAATGAATTGA
- a CDS encoding sigma-70 family RNA polymerase sigma factor, with protein MSDFFISKNQSLENYLREIGEVPLLTPDEEIELAKRIKQGDQRALKKLVSANLRFVVSVAKSYQNYGLSLEDLINEGNLGLMKAAYRFDETRGFKFISYAVWWIKQSILQAIAEQSRLVRLPLNRVGTLTKIGKVYSQLEQEYEREPTPEEIANVLEVDSGDITDTIKMATRSVSMDSPLQKNSDSRLIDIIQNQQDPEPDAEVMGESLKEEVNYILSTLTAREARILKLYFGLDGEKPHTLEEIGVKFKLTRERVRQIKEKALRRLRHSSRSKVLRYYLG; from the coding sequence GTGAGTGATTTTTTTATCAGCAAAAATCAGTCTTTAGAAAATTATTTACGTGAGATCGGGGAAGTGCCTTTGTTAACGCCCGATGAAGAGATCGAACTGGCCAAGCGCATTAAGCAGGGCGATCAAAGAGCCCTGAAAAAATTGGTTAGCGCCAATTTACGCTTTGTGGTAAGCGTGGCAAAATCTTACCAGAATTACGGACTTTCGCTGGAAGATTTAATCAACGAGGGCAATTTAGGCCTGATGAAAGCCGCCTATCGTTTCGACGAGACACGCGGTTTTAAATTTATTTCCTACGCGGTGTGGTGGATTAAGCAATCCATTTTACAGGCCATTGCAGAACAATCGAGACTGGTGCGTTTGCCGTTAAATCGCGTCGGGACCCTTACCAAGATCGGCAAGGTTTACAGTCAATTAGAACAGGAATATGAAAGAGAACCAACCCCAGAAGAAATTGCCAACGTACTGGAAGTGGATTCCGGCGATATTACAGATACGATCAAAATGGCCACACGTTCGGTTTCGATGGATTCGCCGCTGCAAAAAAACAGCGATAGCCGCCTGATTGATATTATTCAGAACCAGCAGGATCCGGAGCCGGATGCCGAAGTAATGGGCGAATCGTTAAAAGAAGAAGTGAATTACATCCTTTCCACCTTAACCGCCCGTGAGGCCAGAATTTTAAAACTCTATTTCGGATTGGATGGCGAAAAACCCCATACGCTGGAAGAGATTGGCGTTAAATTCAAATTAACGCGTGAGCGTGTCCGTCAGATTAAGGAAAAAGCTTTGCGACGCCTGCGTCATAGTTCACGGAGCAAGGTTTTACGCTACTATTTAGGATAA
- a CDS encoding HAD family hydrolase codes for MRNKAVLFDFDGVVVKSMEQHFNAWRQAFLEKGVEIKEDEFFVLEGQGINTIAHHLGKIYGLNRQQVEEVMERKVNYYNQFMTLEFYDHFHELVEHLHRRQVPMGVVTGGNRSRVEKIINEHFNHYFRALVTVDDVERGKPFPDPFLKAAQMLNMAPQNCIVVENAPMGIKGAKRAGMTVVAITTTLKPDYLKQADYIAHNFLEVEEILNTLLGIERTETIK; via the coding sequence ATGAGGAATAAAGCTGTATTGTTCGATTTTGACGGTGTGGTAGTGAAAAGCATGGAACAGCACTTTAATGCCTGGCGCCAGGCGTTTTTGGAAAAGGGCGTTGAAATTAAAGAAGATGAATTTTTTGTTCTGGAGGGGCAGGGCATTAATACCATCGCACACCATCTTGGCAAAATATACGGTTTGAATCGTCAGCAAGTAGAAGAGGTGATGGAGCGCAAGGTCAATTATTACAATCAGTTCATGACCCTTGAATTTTACGATCACTTTCATGAACTGGTTGAACATTTGCACCGGCGTCAGGTACCGATGGGCGTAGTTACCGGCGGAAACAGATCAAGAGTGGAAAAGATCATTAACGAACATTTTAATCACTATTTTAGGGCGCTGGTAACGGTTGATGATGTGGAGCGGGGCAAACCATTTCCTGATCCTTTTTTAAAAGCGGCGCAAATGTTGAATATGGCTCCGCAAAACTGTATCGTTGTAGAAAACGCTCCCATGGGCATTAAGGGCGCCAAAAGAGCAGGGATGACCGTTGTGGCCATTACGACCACTCTCAAGCCGGACTATTTAAAGCAGGCCGATTATATTGCCCATAATTTTTTAGAAGTTGAAGAGATTCTGAACACGCTTTTGGGTATTGAACGGACAGAAACAATCAAATAA
- the gatC gene encoding Asp-tRNA(Asn)/Glu-tRNA(Gln) amidotransferase subunit GatC gives MAAVTRKDVEYIASLAKLRLDEEEVPVITDQLNRILEYVEHLNELDTSDVEPLAHPLELQNVFREDEKKPSLKREEALKNAPRRAGDYFSVPKVVRK, from the coding sequence ATGGCGGCAGTAACCAGAAAAGATGTGGAATATATCGCATCGCTGGCAAAATTACGTTTGGATGAGGAAGAAGTCCCGGTTATTACGGATCAACTGAACCGGATTCTTGAGTATGTTGAGCATTTAAATGAGCTGGACACGAGCGATGTTGAACCACTGGCTCATCCCCTTGAATTGCAGAATGTTTTTAGAGAAGATGAAAAAAAGCCATCGTTAAAGCGGGAAGAGGCGTTAAAAAATGCGCCCAGACGAGCCGGCGATTACTTTAGCGTTCCCAAGGTAGTTCGTAAATGA
- the kdsB gene encoding 3-deoxy-manno-octulosonate cytidylyltransferase, translating into MKAVCVIPARFGSSRFPGKPLAKILDKPMIQWVYERASKATLFEKVLVATDDRRIADTVTRFGGAVCLTPSDVPSGTDRVALAVKDLDVDVVVNLQGDEPLIQPELLDELVSVFRTHPQVQMATPIKRITDYEDLINPNLVRVVKDKDHFAIYFSRSVIPYLRDVPAQKEWHKNFDYYKHVGIYAYRKEFLLKLTALPPGHLEQAEKLEQLRVLENGFKIYTIETDYNSVSVDTPEELNQLNERLLTQTKG; encoded by the coding sequence ATGAAGGCCGTTTGTGTAATACCCGCAAGATTCGGTTCCAGCCGTTTTCCGGGAAAGCCGCTGGCTAAAATATTGGACAAACCCATGATCCAGTGGGTTTACGAAAGAGCGTCTAAAGCCACATTGTTTGAAAAGGTGCTGGTGGCCACCGATGATCGGCGCATTGCCGACACGGTTACTCGTTTTGGAGGAGCGGTGTGTTTAACGCCATCCGACGTGCCTTCTGGAACGGACCGCGTGGCTCTGGCCGTAAAAGACCTGGATGTCGATGTGGTGGTTAATCTGCAGGGGGACGAACCTTTGATCCAGCCCGAGCTGCTGGACGAGCTGGTTAGCGTTTTCCGGACTCATCCGCAGGTACAAATGGCCACGCCCATCAAACGAATTACCGATTATGAAGATTTGATAAATCCTAACCTGGTGCGCGTGGTAAAAGATAAAGATCATTTTGCCATTTATTTTTCGCGCAGCGTTATCCCCTATTTAAGGGATGTACCGGCTCAAAAGGAGTGGCATAAAAATTTCGATTACTACAAACATGTTGGCATTTACGCCTACCGCAAGGAGTTTTTGTTAAAACTGACAGCGCTGCCGCCCGGCCATCTGGAACAGGCCGAAAAGCTGGAACAGCTGCGCGTACTGGAGAACGGTTTTAAGATTTACACCATTGAAACCGATTACAATTCGGTGAGCGTGGATACGCCCGAAGAGTTAAATCAATTAAATGAACGTTTATTAACGCAGACTAAAGGATAA
- a CDS encoding diguanylate cyclase, whose translation MAKTSLPQQVILFKSSHPEQKVLKECLEKWKIKYFEAEVFAKIPNPQIIEKTPCAIAIIEDEKGVEFLRSIMHFFPWTQRIMLAEKPGVSLLETAINRAHVNYFIKLPLSEESLKKYLIKANRRFNAYMLPLHKFQALSDVTKDLIEDNLRFKMEAEKDALTGLLNRRSFNIYMENFWLSFFKNQELFALAMLDIDHFKLVNDRYGHPVGDIVLKNFGKVLQENLRKSQDFAFRIGGEEFALLSKGLTKEFMASYVERILNIIRALKISADSHVVTFTFSAGVADATQVNAPQELVHIADNALYQAKNGGRNRIVIYNKTLQQPSK comes from the coding sequence ATGGCGAAAACGTCGCTGCCCCAACAGGTGATATTGTTCAAGTCTTCCCACCCTGAGCAAAAGGTTCTGAAAGAATGTCTGGAAAAATGGAAAATAAAATATTTCGAGGCCGAAGTATTTGCCAAAATTCCCAATCCTCAGATCATCGAAAAGACGCCCTGCGCCATTGCCATTATTGAAGATGAAAAAGGCGTGGAGTTTTTGCGCTCCATAATGCATTTTTTCCCCTGGACGCAGAGAATAATGCTGGCCGAAAAGCCCGGCGTATCGCTTTTAGAAACCGCCATTAACCGGGCGCACGTCAATTATTTTATAAAATTGCCGCTATCGGAAGAATCTTTGAAAAAATACCTGATCAAGGCCAACCGCCGCTTCAATGCTTATATGCTGCCGCTCCATAAATTTCAGGCCTTAAGCGACGTGACTAAAGATTTAATTGAAGACAACCTGCGTTTTAAAATGGAAGCCGAAAAAGACGCGCTTACCGGACTTCTCAATCGCCGTTCTTTTAATATTTACATGGAAAATTTCTGGCTTTCCTTTTTTAAAAATCAGGAGTTGTTTGCCCTGGCCATGCTGGATATCGATCATTTTAAGTTGGTCAATGACCGATACGGCCACCCGGTTGGCGATATTGTTTTGAAAAATTTTGGCAAAGTGCTGCAGGAAAATTTGCGAAAATCCCAGGATTTTGCCTTCCGCATCGGGGGAGAAGAATTCGCCCTGCTTTCCAAAGGTCTTACCAAAGAATTCATGGCCTCTTATGTGGAGCGTATTTTAAATATTATTCGCGCTTTAAAAATTTCGGCTGATTCCCATGTGGTTACTTTTACCTTTAGCGCAGGCGTTGCCGACGCCACGCAGGTAAACGCGCCGCAAGAATTAGTGCACATCGCCGACAACGCATTGTACCAGGCGAAAAACGGCGGCCGAAATCGCATTGTGATTTACAATAAAACACTGCAGCAGCCCTCAAAGTAA
- a CDS encoding CTP synthase: MKNRKYIFLTGGVVSSLGKGIACSSLGLLLKSRGYKVTILKLDPYINVDPGTMSPYQHGEVFVTDDGAETDLDLGHYERFLDENMTRDNNATAGQVYFEVIQKERRGDYLGATVQVIPHITDAINQKIEKVGEKTDADIVIVEIGGTVGDIESQPFLEAIRQFRLQHGPEDTLVIHLTLVPYISSAHELKTKPTQHSVMRLREIGLQPDMLLCRSDRPLPDNVKQKIGLFCNVSANEVIDALDVSVIYEVPLQYAEVKFDELVLEKLSLEKRELDIEAWRKKIAKYQKVKRKVKIAVCGKYVELQDAYKSIIAAFEHAGMENDVKVELKWINTETINDKNVAKKLADVSGILVPGGFGERGIEGKLAAIRFARENKIPFLGICLGLQCAVIEYARNVLGKLDANSVEFDPHTSNPVIHLMETQKSIKRMGGTMRLGSYPCKLRSGTKAHKAYGTLQIEERHRHRYEFNNSYRLELEEAGMIISGLSPDGDLVEMIELKDHPWFVGCQFHPELKSRVTRAHPLFREFVAAAIAFSEKN, encoded by the coding sequence ATGAAAAATCGAAAGTACATCTTTCTTACCGGAGGCGTCGTTTCATCTCTTGGAAAAGGCATTGCCTGCTCTTCGCTTGGTTTGCTGTTAAAATCCAGAGGCTATAAAGTAACGATTTTAAAATTAGACCCGTACATTAATGTCGATCCGGGAACGATGAGTCCCTACCAGCATGGGGAAGTGTTTGTGACCGATGACGGAGCAGAAACCGATCTGGACCTGGGGCATTACGAACGCTTTTTAGATGAGAATATGACGCGCGACAATAACGCCACGGCCGGACAGGTCTATTTTGAGGTAATTCAAAAAGAGCGTCGCGGAGATTATTTAGGCGCCACGGTGCAGGTTATCCCGCATATTACCGATGCCATCAATCAAAAAATTGAGAAAGTTGGCGAAAAAACCGATGCCGATATTGTGATTGTAGAAATTGGCGGTACGGTGGGCGATATTGAAAGCCAACCCTTTCTGGAGGCGATTCGTCAGTTTAGATTGCAACATGGGCCGGAAGACACGCTGGTCATTCATTTGACGCTGGTGCCTTATATTTCCAGCGCGCATGAGTTGAAGACCAAACCCACACAGCATTCGGTGATGCGCTTAAGAGAAATTGGTTTGCAACCGGACATGCTGTTATGCCGTTCCGATCGTCCCCTGCCGGATAACGTAAAACAGAAGATCGGCTTGTTTTGTAATGTTTCGGCGAATGAGGTCATCGATGCCCTGGATGTCTCCGTCATTTATGAGGTGCCGTTGCAATACGCCGAGGTTAAATTTGATGAACTGGTTCTGGAAAAGTTAAGTCTTGAAAAACGGGAATTAGATATTGAAGCGTGGCGTAAAAAGATCGCCAAATATCAAAAAGTTAAGCGTAAAGTAAAAATTGCCGTTTGCGGTAAATATGTGGAATTACAGGATGCCTACAAGAGCATTATCGCCGCTTTTGAGCATGCGGGTATGGAAAACGACGTAAAAGTAGAGTTAAAATGGATAAATACGGAAACCATAAATGATAAAAATGTGGCAAAAAAATTAGCGGACGTGAGCGGCATTTTGGTGCCCGGTGGATTTGGCGAGCGGGGCATCGAAGGGAAATTGGCGGCCATCCGCTTTGCGCGGGAAAATAAAATTCCCTTTTTGGGAATATGTCTTGGATTGCAGTGCGCGGTAATCGAATATGCCCGAAATGTGCTGGGCAAGTTAGACGCCAACAGCGTCGAATTCGATCCGCATACTTCCAATCCGGTGATTCATTTGATGGAAACGCAGAAATCGATTAAACGCATGGGCGGAACCATGCGCCTGGGCAGCTATCCCTGCAAGCTCAGAAGCGGCACAAAAGCTCACAAAGCTTATGGAACGCTGCAAATTGAAGAGCGCCATCGTCATCGTTACGAGTTCAACAATAGCTATCGCCTGGAGCTGGAAGAAGCGGGCATGATTATTAGCGGGTTGTCGCCCGACGGCGACCTGGTGGAAATGATCGAGTTAAAAGATCATCCCTGGTTTGTTGGCTGTCAGTTTCATCCGGAATTAAAGTCTCGCGTAACGCGCGCTCATCCCCTGTTTCGCGAATTTGTGGCGGCAGCCATTGCCTTCAGCGAAAAAAATTAA